Proteins encoded together in one Planctomyces sp. SH-PL14 window:
- a CDS encoding ubiquinol-cytochrome c reductase iron-sulfur subunit, whose protein sequence is MADQKPSPADILAKIRAAKAGAGGAAPPPETPAPAAAEAAPAAAESAPAPAAAPSPPAAAPADKPKSPAEIMAAIRANKAAAGGAAPAAATPAAAAPAAKPAAAKPAAAAAAASGDRPSVQDMLKAVKQAEATPAAAGAVATAAAPAKPKLPAKGAPGKKDAAPVTRRSFPAAMLAAIAVPYYLAWTVLAAIGGVWSLAIARFMMPNTVLELPSRFKIGPPSDYPYGKVSEKFKPSRGVYIVNTEFDGAPAIYALSSVCTHLGCTPSWLEAEQKFKCPCHGSGFYITGVNFEGPAPRPLERVGLSLSPDGQLEVDKSVKFQDELGQWQDPKSFVRIA, encoded by the coding sequence ATGGCCGATCAGAAACCATCACCAGCGGACATCCTGGCCAAAATTCGGGCTGCCAAAGCCGGCGCAGGAGGAGCGGCTCCTCCGCCCGAAACGCCCGCTCCCGCCGCTGCGGAGGCGGCCCCGGCCGCCGCGGAATCCGCACCTGCGCCAGCCGCCGCCCCGAGTCCTCCGGCTGCGGCCCCTGCTGACAAGCCCAAGTCTCCGGCCGAGATCATGGCCGCCATCCGGGCCAACAAGGCCGCCGCTGGAGGCGCCGCCCCCGCGGCCGCAACTCCGGCTGCCGCCGCCCCCGCAGCAAAGCCCGCCGCAGCCAAACCGGCGGCCGCTGCTGCCGCCGCATCTGGAGACCGTCCCTCCGTTCAAGACATGCTGAAGGCGGTCAAGCAGGCCGAAGCCACGCCGGCAGCCGCTGGCGCGGTCGCCACCGCAGCCGCCCCTGCCAAGCCCAAGCTTCCCGCCAAGGGGGCTCCGGGCAAGAAAGACGCCGCTCCGGTCACGCGGCGGAGCTTCCCCGCCGCCATGCTCGCGGCCATTGCCGTTCCCTACTATCTGGCATGGACCGTCCTCGCGGCGATCGGCGGCGTCTGGTCGCTGGCGATCGCCCGGTTCATGATGCCGAACACGGTCCTCGAACTCCCCTCCCGGTTCAAGATCGGGCCGCCGTCGGACTATCCGTACGGCAAGGTCTCCGAGAAGTTCAAGCCGTCCCGCGGCGTCTACATCGTCAACACAGAGTTCGACGGGGCTCCCGCGATCTACGCCCTCTCATCGGTCTGCACGCACCTCGGCTGCACGCCCAGCTGGCTCGAAGCGGAACAGAAATTCAAATGCCCGTGCCACGGCTCGGGCTTCTACATCACGGGTGTGAACTTCGAAGGGCCCGCCCCCCGGCCGCTGGAACGCGTCGGTCTAAGCCTGTCGCCCGACGGACAGCTGGAAGTCGACAAGAGTGTCAAGTTCCAGGACGAGCTCGGTCAGTGGCAGGATCCCAAATCGTTCGTTCGCATCGCCTGA
- a CDS encoding cytochrome b N-terminal domain-containing protein — MSVGEYIRQSQIWKSIFRHPAPYDRRNRMVVVLTNFFLHLHPVSVQKGGIALSYTWCMGGVTFFLFLVESLTGVLLMFYYRPTLEWAFTDIRALRDVTTLGIMREIHRWGAHAMVITVWLHMYRVFLTGSYKPPREFNWVIGVLLLVLTLLLSFTGYLLPWDQLAIWAITVGSNMARAHPFLGHEGPGFQLLNIGGYDLITNASDARFLLLGARTVGEETLNRFYILHCVAIPVVVSLLIAIHFWRVRKDGGISQPL; from the coding sequence ATGTCTGTCGGCGAGTACATTCGTCAGTCACAAATCTGGAAAAGCATCTTCCGCCACCCGGCGCCGTACGATCGGCGTAACCGGATGGTGGTCGTGCTGACCAACTTCTTCCTGCACCTCCATCCGGTCTCGGTGCAGAAGGGGGGGATCGCCCTCTCCTACACCTGGTGCATGGGAGGAGTCACCTTCTTCCTGTTCCTGGTCGAAAGCCTGACCGGCGTCCTTCTGATGTTCTATTACCGCCCAACTCTTGAGTGGGCGTTCACGGACATCCGGGCCCTCCGCGACGTCACCACGCTCGGCATCATGCGGGAAATCCACCGCTGGGGCGCCCACGCCATGGTGATCACGGTGTGGCTCCACATGTACCGGGTGTTCCTGACGGGGAGTTATAAACCTCCGCGGGAGTTCAACTGGGTCATCGGGGTCCTGTTGTTGGTTCTGACATTGCTGTTGTCCTTCACGGGCTACCTGCTGCCGTGGGACCAGCTGGCGATCTGGGCCATCACCGTCGGTTCGAACATGGCCCGCGCCCATCCTTTCCTGGGACATGAAGGCCCCGGCTTCCAATTGCTGAACATTGGAGGCTACGACCTGATCACGAACGCCAGCGACGCGCGGTTCCTCCTCCTGGGGGCCCGCACCGTCGGTGAGGAGACGCTGAACCGGTTCTACATCCTGCACTGCGTGGCCATTCCGGTCGTGGTATCGCTCCTGATTGCGATCCACTTCTGGCGAGTCCGCAAGGACGGCGGGATCAGTCAGCCGTTGTAG